From Phycodurus eques isolate BA_2022a chromosome 13, UOR_Pequ_1.1, whole genome shotgun sequence, a single genomic window includes:
- the LOC133411834 gene encoding leucine rich adaptor protein 1-like, producing the protein MTEETFVGVSFPGLEELENKVGRKAPERLLLWMRDAADSRGGGSEDQNSDVNDCFVDNLKQEMTRMRCADARILRQLVAVHEGIESTRRLASEPSTSAGGRDVSRTGSRSSPVTAEEHERSLSPCRDIPRLTSPVDLPKISSQRSCVEASSRESQTQDLEAGADPTEEVRPGANRPNTEEREETAALLFDYDAHWRWIESRDDVTFL; encoded by the exons ATGACAGAGGAGACTTTCGTTGGTGTTTCATTTCCAGGTTTGGAGGAGCTGGAAAATAAAGTTGGCCGGAAAGCACCGGAACGTCTTCTGCTTTGGATGAGGGATGCGGCGGACTCGCGCGGCGGGGGGTCGGAGGACCAAAACTCTGATGTCAACGATTGTTTTGTCGACAACCTGAAACAAGAGATG ACGCGGATGCGCTGCGCAGATGCGAGGATTCTACGCCAGCTGGTCGCCGTGCACGAGGGTATCGAGTCCACGCGCCGGTTGGCGTCGGAGCCGAGCACCTCGGCCGGCGGCCGTGACGTCAGCCGGACAGGAAGTCGAAGCAGCCCGGTGACGGCGGAGGAGCACGAGCGCTCGCTCTCTCCGTGCAG GGACATTCCAAGATTAACGTCCCCCGTGGATTTGCCGAAAATCTCCAGTCAAAGGAGCTGCGTCGAAGCTTCAAGCCGAGAGTCGCAAACTCAGGACCTCGAAGCGGGTGCCGATCCAACGGAAGAGGTTCGGCCAGGCGCGAACCGACCAAACACGGAAGAGCGCGAGGAGACGGCTGCGCTTTTGTTCGATTATGACGCTCACTGGCGCTGGATCGAGTCACGCGACGATGTCACATTTTTATGA